One Pararge aegeria chromosome 4, ilParAegt1.1, whole genome shotgun sequence DNA segment encodes these proteins:
- the LOC120637690 gene encoding follicle cell protein 3C-1: MIGFRRWGMLAAFLWLMTTSEARRKLKRDEMESLKSFETVDVDEDFDEIEPCQCGVFMSQQVGITNGRRSRPRGPPQGEPVVTYDTDSPSLPCGTGGFKHCISKCLDVILKYLPRAGPVICGAVERDVHREKAFLFIKNCGGQWTPTNFSAGKEFCCTDGQHHKC; encoded by the exons ATGATTGGTTTTCGACGTTGGGgaatgctggcagcatttttATGGTTAATGACCACAAGCGAAGCCAGGCGAAAGCTGAAGCGAGATGAAATGGAAAGCTTGAAGTCATTCGAAACAGTTGATGTAGACGAGGATTTTGATGAG ATAGAGCCGTGCCAATGCGGCGTGTTTATGTCGCAGCAGGTCGGCATCACGAATGGACGCCGCAGCCGGCCGCGAGGCCCGCCACAGGGTGAGCCTGTAGTGACATACGACACCGACAGCCCAAGCTTGCCCTGTGGTACCGGCGGATTCAAGCACTGCATCAGTAAATGCTTGGATGTG ATACTGAAGTACTTACCGCGCGCCGGGCCAGTGATCTGCGGTGCGGTGGAGCGAGACGTGCACCGCGAGAAGGCGTTCCTCTTTATCAAGAACTGCGGGGGACAGTGGACCCCTACCAACTTTTCCGCGGGCAAGGAGTTCTGTTGTACTGACGGACAGCATCATAAATGCTGA